Part of the Ornithinimicrobium flavum genome, CTGGTGTCGGTGCCGATCCACGACACGGTCGGGGTGATCAGCGGCCTGCCGCCGCTGCCGGAGGACTGCCTGCTGGTGGACCTCACCTCGACCAAGCGGGCCGCCATGGCGGCCATGCTCGAGGCCCACCCCGGCCCGGTGCTCGGACTGCACCCCATGTTCGGTCCGGACGTCGACAGCTTCGCCAAGCAGGTCGTCGCCTACGTCCCCGGCCGTTTCCCCGAGCGCAGCGGCTGGCTGCTGGAGCAGATCCGGCTGTGGGGTGCCCGCATGCACGCCGTCGAGGCCGACGAGCACGACCACGCCATGGGCCTCATCCAGGCCCTGCGGCACTTCTCGACCTTCGCCTACGGGTGGCACCTGGCCCACGAGGACCGTGACCTGGACACCCTGCTGGCGCTGTCCTCGCCGATCTACCGGTTGGAGCTGGTCATGGTGGGCCGCCTGTTCGCCCAGGACCCGGAGCTCTACTTCGACATCATCACGGGGTCCTCCGACGCGGTCGAGCTGGTGGAGCGCTACCACGAGCGGTACGGCGAGGTGATCGCGCTGCTGCGCGAAGGGGACCGGGAGGGTTTCGTGCGCCGCTTCGGCGAGGTCGGCGCCTGGTTCGGCGAGCACGCCGACCGCTTCCTCACCGAGTCGCGGATCCTGCTGGCCCACGCGGACTCGACCCGGCAGTAGCCCACGCACCCGGCGGTTCGCTTTGGCCTCAGCCTCCGCCCGGGGGAGACTGTCGAGCGTGACCGTCACCTCCGCCGACCCTGCTGCGCTGCTGTCCGCCGTCGAGCGGCTCCACGCCGGTGCGGGTGCGCTCCAGCTGCCGCTCGAGCTGGACGGAGCCGCCGAGGCGCGCACCGCCCGGCGAGAGCTGGTCCAGCAGCTGGACGACTACGTGCTGCCCCGGCTGCGTTCTCTCGACGCACCCCTGCTGACGGTCGTCGGGGGGTCCACGGGTGCGGGGAAGTCGACCCTCGTCAACTCGGTCGTGGGCGCGGAGGTCACCCGG contains:
- the tyrA gene encoding bifunctional chorismate mutase/prephenate dehydrogenase, whose translation is MTGASAEPSGGPEGPLAALRAQIDEVDGQLLDLLARRLELVAEVGEVKGRHGLPIYAPDRERSMIEAKRAMAGERGLSPDLVEDVLRRLMRESYTHEKNMGFTRQAPDLGPVVIVGGGGRMGRLFGRMLTLSGYAVRVVERADTPEQVAEAVADAGMVLVSVPIHDTVGVISGLPPLPEDCLLVDLTSTKRAAMAAMLEAHPGPVLGLHPMFGPDVDSFAKQVVAYVPGRFPERSGWLLEQIRLWGARMHAVEADEHDHAMGLIQALRHFSTFAYGWHLAHEDRDLDTLLALSSPIYRLELVMVGRLFAQDPELYFDIITGSSDAVELVERYHERYGEVIALLREGDREGFVRRFGEVGAWFGEHADRFLTESRILLAHADSTRQ